The genomic stretch TAATGTTTTTCCACAGGAAACATCAACTGTCGAGAAGCAGTTAGATACCATTGTAAAAGGGGTAGGTGTGCAAGCTCTTAAAACAGGTATGCTTGGCTCAGTCGAAATTATTGAGCTAGCAGCAAAGACTATTGATGAGCATGCTCTTAAAAATGTAGTAATTGATCCTGTTATGGTTTGTAAAGGAGAAGATGAAGTACTACACCCAGAAACAGCAGTTAGTCTACGCGATGTATTAGTACCAAGAGCAACGGTTGTTACTCCAAACTTATTTGAGGCAGGACAATTAAGCGGAATTGGATCAATTAAGACAATTGAAGAAATGAAAAAAGCTGCGAAAGAAATCCATAGTTTAGGTGCACAGTTTGTATTAGTTAAAGGTGGAAGTAAATTAAATCATGATAAGGCTGTAGATGTTCTATACGACGGTGAAACGTTCGAACTGTTAGAGTCTGAACTAATTCAAACGACTTTTACTCATGGAGCTGGCTGCACATATTCTGCAGCAATTACGGCGGAATTAGCTAAAGGGAATGATGTGAAATCAGCTATTTATACAGCTAAAGAATTTATTACCGAAGCAATTCGCCACTCTTTCCCATTAAATCAATACGTAGGGCCAACAAATCATGGCGCTTATCGCCGTAAAAACGAGTTAATAACAAATTAAAAGCACGCGTAAGCGTGCTTTTTTTATACGGGCTTGAATATGCTTTGAATTGCTTCAGCTACACCGTGTTCATCGTTTGTTTTTGTCACGACATGAGCATGACGCTTTATTTCTTCGGGTGCATTGCCCATTGCAACGGCCATTCCTACTTTATGAAACATCGAAAGATCATTATAGTTATCCCCGATTGCCATTGTCTCTTGTAAAGAGATACCTCGACTTTTCACAAATTTCTCTAATGCAATTCCCTTTTGAGCTTCTTCACTATTCACTTCAATGTTTTCTTTACCTGAAGAGCTTACAGCAATGCCATGAAATGATTTTAGTTCTTCACGTGCACGTTTTAACTTCTCATCATCGAATGAAAAAGCCAACATTTTATAAATTAAGATACTTGAATCTTGAAATAGTGGTTCATACGCATCAATTAATTTTACTTTTCCTTCTTCAAATCGTTTTTTTGCTGCTTTTAGCAATTCATCATACTGATTTTTTAAGCTAGCACTCATATAGATATCCATTACAACAGAAAGTGCTTTATCATAGTCATTGGAGTATGTGCCATCACTTGTATAAACTTCAAAGTACAGCTCATGCTTGTTAAAAATTGCTTCAACAGCTTTAATTTTATCAAGGGTCATTCCAAAAGCTTCTAGCTTCTCACCTTTTTTATTTCTAACCTCTGCCCCGTTTGTACAAATAAGGAACGTCTCGATACCAGCTTCTTTTAATACATAAGAAGCTTCCTCATATGAACGCCCAGTTGCTACGATAACTTCCACACCTTCACGCTGTGCAGCTTTAATTGCTTCGCTGTTCTCTATACTAATTTGTTGTTCACTATTTACTAATGTTCCATCCATATCAGTGGCAACACATTTAATCATTCTGATTCCCCCTGCTGTGTTTTATTTTTAGGTTAACATGTTTTATTACCTAGTCTTTGACTTCTATGTAAACAATATAATAAGTATTTGTATAGATGACGTTACATTCAATCAATTAACGGTTTACAAACTTCTTGTTTACACTCTCAAACGTTAGTTCATGAGTAGAAGACACTTGCCAATCCGCTTGTTCCATTCCTTCGTGTAACCCTACTCCTATGGAAAACATATCAGTTTGCTTAATGGCGGTTAAGCCTGCAATTCCGTCCTCAATCGCAACACAGTTTCTAGAATGGATACCGATTGCTTTTGCTGCTGTTAAAAAAATTTCTGGATTTGGCTTCCCACGCTTTACGTCTCTACTGGTTACAACCTTATCAAAATAAGACCGCAATCCGATTTTTTCCAATACATACATCGCGTTTGAACTAGAAGATGCGATTGCAAGCTTGATTTCAGCTGCTTTTGCTTCTTTTATCAACTGAAAAACGCCAGGTAAGATTGCCTTTTCATCTAACGTTTCAATTAATGCTTGATAATGATGGTTTTTCTTTTCTGCTAATGCATGTATCTCTTCTTCCGAATAAACCTTGTCACTTTGTCTTACAATTTGCTTAACTGTCTCATAGCGGCTAATTCCCTGCATTTGTTGATTCCATTCTTGTGTAAAATAAACATTTGCCTCATCAGCAATCATTTTATTTGCTTGGTAGTAGAAGTTTATTGTATCAACAATTACACCATCTAAGTCAAAAATAAACGCTTCAAACTGTACTTGCATATGAAATCTCCCCTTTTTAACTATGTATTTTTTTATCATATCGATTATTGAAATAAATTTCCTACTTTTATTTTTAAAAAAGTATTGCATTATGAAAGCCCTTTTATTAAAATAAGCTTATGCAAACGGTTGCACTGTTTATATTCGTTTCAGCTATAAAATAACTGTAAACGCACACAATATACTGAAAGCCCATACAATGGGGAGGGGAAATAGTCATGAAGAAATTCTTTTCATTTGATTTTTGGCAGAAGTTTGGTAAAGCATTATTAGTCGTTGTAGCTGTTATGCCAGCTGCAGGTATTATGATTTCACTTGGAAAGCTAGTTGGTATGACTGGTGGAGAAATGGCACTTGTGCAAACGATTGCCCGAGTTATGGAAGACATAGGTTGGGGTATTATCACAAACCTCCATATCTTGTTCGCTGTAGCTATCGGGGGATCTTGGGCAAAAGAACGTGCTGGTGGAGCATTTGCTGCGCTGATTGCCTTTGTATTAATTAACCGTATTACTGGTGCAATTTTTGGGGTTAATGCAGATATGTTAGCTGACCCAGAAGCAAAAATTACTTCTTTATTTGGACAAGAACTTATCGTAAAAGATTACTTTACATCTATCTTAGGTTCTCCTGCTTTAAACATGGGAGTATTTGTTGGTATTATCGCTGGTTTCCTTGGAGCCAACTTATTTAACAAGTATTACAACTACGATAAGTTACCTGAAGCTTTATCATTCTTTAATGGTAAACGCTTTGTACCATTTGTCGTAATTGGTGGATCAATTGTTACAGCAATTATCTTATCGATTGTATGGCCATTCATCCAAGGTGCTTTAAACAGCTTTGGGCAGTGGATCGCAACATCTCGTGACACAGCGCCAATCTTAGCTCCATTTGTTTTTGGTGCATTAGAACGTCTTTTATTACCTTTTGGTTTACATCATATGTTAACGGTTCCAATCAACTACACTGAACTTGGTGGAACGTATCAAATTTTAACAGGTTCTGGCGCTGGCTCAACAGTAGCTGGTCAAGATCCATTATGGTTAGCTTGGATTGCTGACTTAAACAACTTCCTAGCAGCTGGTGACACAGCTAGCTATCAACAATTATTAAATGAAGTAACGCCAGCTCGCTTTAAAGTTGGTCAAATGATTCTATCTTGTGCTGCGTTAATTGGTATTGCTTTTGCAATGTACCGCAACGTTGATGCAGATAAACGCAGAAAGTATAAATCAATGTTCTTCTCTGCTGCACTAGCTGTATTCTTAACTGGTGTTACAGAGCCAATCGAATTTATGTTCATGTTTGCTGCTCCAGTTCTTTATGTTGTATACGCAATCATGACAGGTATGGCATTTGCCATTGTTGATATTATTGATGTGCGTGTTCACGCATTCGGTGTTATTGAATTGATTACACGTACGCCAATGATTGTGAAAGCTGGATTATGGTTAGATTTAGTGAACTTTATTATCGCATGTCTTGTATTCTTTGGATTAAACTTTGCAGTAGCAAACTTTATGATTAAACGTTTCAACTTCCCTACTCCGGGACGTAACGGAAACTACATTGAAGATGAAGCTTCAACTAGCGGCACTTCAAACGTAAAAAGTGATTCTCTAGCACCTGTTATTATTGAATTATTAGGTGGTCAACAAAACATTGAAGATGTTGATGCTTGTATGACTCGCCTTCGCGTAACGGTAAAAGATACTAGCTCTGTAGCTACTGAAGCAGAATGGAAACAAAATGGCGCTCTAGGCTTAATCGTAAAAGACAAAGGGGTGCAAGCCATTTATGGTCCAAAAGCTGATGTTCTTAAATCCGATATCCAAGACTTACTAGGAGCGTGAACATGAAGCTACTCACTTTAAATTGCCATTCTTGGCAAGAAGAAAATCAGCTAGACAAGATTTCTTGTCTAGCTTCTGTAATTAAAGAAAAAGAATATGATGTAATTGCTCTACAAGAAGTTAGCCAGCACATTGAAGCTGCTTACGTAGACGACCACATCAAAGTGGATAATTATGGATACGTCCTATTGCAGGAATTAAAAAAATTAGGTGTTCATGATTATGAGCTTGTTTGGGATATTGCTCACATGGGATACGAAGTGTACGAAGAAGGTTTAGCGATTTTGACAAAACACCCTATTGTTGAAGAACATTCTTTCTTCATTTCAAAAACATCTGATGTGAATGATTGGAAAACAAGAAGAGTAGTGGGAGCAACAATTTCTTATAACGACGAACTGCTATCATTTTACTCCTGTCATCTAGGTTGGTGGGAAGATGATAAGGAACCGTTTAAAGACCAGTTTGACTCTCTGTGGACTTCCGTAAAAAAAGATCATCCCTTTTTCTTGTTAGGTGACTTTAACAATAATGCTTTTATTCGAAACGAAGGATACGATTACATGAAAAAGCATCCTTTATATGATACCTATGACCTGGCTCTAAAAAAAGATGAAGGTGTTACGGTTGAAGGTAAAATTGCAGGCTGGGATGAAAATAAAGAAAAGCTTCGTATTGATTTAATCCTAACGAGCGATCCTTTCAAAGTAGCCCAATCTCAAGTTATTTTTAATGGCAACAATAAACCTGTTGTTTCAGATCATTTTGGCGTAGAAGTCATATTAACATAGTCAAGTTAAAAAAGCTGTTGGAGTCTAGACTTCAGCAGCTTTTCACATGGAATTATGGTTAATGCACATGATAATAACATGAACCTTGATTAAATCTTTGCTGTTTGTATAATACTTTGACATTTAAAAATATAAATATGCTATAATGTGTTGTTGTTAATACAAGAATTAATATTCCTTTTATTTACTTATCTAACATTTAATTCATGTATCAACGTGGTAAAAATACAAAATCAAAAGAAGATAGGTGCAGAATCAAAATGAAAATTTTGCTCATTTCTAATATGTATCCATCTAAAGATTTCCCTAGCTATGGTGTGTTTGTCAAAAATACTGAGCAAATATTACTTGATAATGGTTTTTCAGTAGACAAAGCTATCATGACGAAGCGAACAGGCAAATTTGGAAAGCTAGTTGGATATGCTTCGCATTATTTAAAAATAATAGCAAGTGGACTAACAAAGAAGTATGACTATCTTTACGTGCATTATGCTTCTCATAATGCTCTACCCCTGCTTATTTTAAAAAAGTTAAATAAACGTGTGAAGATTGTAACAAACGTTCACGGTTCAGACGTCGTTCCTGAAGTGCCTTCACAAGAAAAATTTCAGCCAAGGGTTAAAGAGCTGTTACATCGTTCGCATAAAATTATCACTCCATCTCCTTACTACAAAGAATTAGTTCAGGAGAAATATGGAGTTACAACGCCTATTTACGTATTTCCTAGCGGAGGCGTTAATTTTAAATTATTTTATTCATTTTCTACTAAAGAAAAGGCTTATAAAGAGTTAAATTTAAGTGAAAAACAACGCTATATTGGGTGTGTAAGCCGTATTGATGTCGGTAAAGGTTGGGAATTTTATCTACAAGCCATTGCCCAGTTAGAAGCTGAACACCCTACGGATTATAAATACATTTATGTTGGTAGTGGAAAGGATGAACCAAAATTTAAGCAAATGGTTCGAGAATTAAATTTAAAAGATAAAATTATTCACTTTCCTTTGCTTC from Bacillus sp. 1780r2a1 encodes the following:
- the pdxK gene encoding pyridoxine/pyridoxal/pyridoxamine kinase, with the translated sequence MSMNKVLTIAGSDTSGGAGIQADLKTFQELGVYGMTALTTIVTMDPENGWSHNVFPQETSTVEKQLDTIVKGVGVQALKTGMLGSVEIIELAAKTIDEHALKNVVIDPVMVCKGEDEVLHPETAVSLRDVLVPRATVVTPNLFEAGQLSGIGSIKTIEEMKKAAKEIHSLGAQFVLVKGGSKLNHDKAVDVLYDGETFELLESELIQTTFTHGAGCTYSAAITAELAKGNDVKSAIYTAKEFITEAIRHSFPLNQYVGPTNHGAYRRKNELITN
- a CDS encoding Cof-type HAD-IIB family hydrolase, which codes for MIKCVATDMDGTLVNSEQQISIENSEAIKAAQREGVEVIVATGRSYEEASYVLKEAGIETFLICTNGAEVRNKKGEKLEAFGMTLDKIKAVEAIFNKHELYFEVYTSDGTYSNDYDKALSVVMDIYMSASLKNQYDELLKAAKKRFEEGKVKLIDAYEPLFQDSSILIYKMLAFSFDDEKLKRAREELKSFHGIAVSSSGKENIEVNSEEAQKGIALEKFVKSRGISLQETMAIGDNYNDLSMFHKVGMAVAMGNAPEEIKRHAHVVTKTNDEHGVAEAIQSIFKPV
- the pgmB gene encoding beta-phosphoglucomutase; amino-acid sequence: MQVQFEAFIFDLDGVIVDTINFYYQANKMIADEANVYFTQEWNQQMQGISRYETVKQIVRQSDKVYSEEEIHALAEKKNHHYQALIETLDEKAILPGVFQLIKEAKAAEIKLAIASSSSNAMYVLEKIGLRSYFDKVVTSRDVKRGKPNPEIFLTAAKAIGIHSRNCVAIEDGIAGLTAIKQTDMFSIGVGLHEGMEQADWQVSSTHELTFESVNKKFVNR
- a CDS encoding PTS transporter subunit IIBC, with product MKKFFSFDFWQKFGKALLVVVAVMPAAGIMISLGKLVGMTGGEMALVQTIARVMEDIGWGIITNLHILFAVAIGGSWAKERAGGAFAALIAFVLINRITGAIFGVNADMLADPEAKITSLFGQELIVKDYFTSILGSPALNMGVFVGIIAGFLGANLFNKYYNYDKLPEALSFFNGKRFVPFVVIGGSIVTAIILSIVWPFIQGALNSFGQWIATSRDTAPILAPFVFGALERLLLPFGLHHMLTVPINYTELGGTYQILTGSGAGSTVAGQDPLWLAWIADLNNFLAAGDTASYQQLLNEVTPARFKVGQMILSCAALIGIAFAMYRNVDADKRRKYKSMFFSAALAVFLTGVTEPIEFMFMFAAPVLYVVYAIMTGMAFAIVDIIDVRVHAFGVIELITRTPMIVKAGLWLDLVNFIIACLVFFGLNFAVANFMIKRFNFPTPGRNGNYIEDEASTSGTSNVKSDSLAPVIIELLGGQQNIEDVDACMTRLRVTVKDTSSVATEAEWKQNGALGLIVKDKGVQAIYGPKADVLKSDIQDLLGA
- a CDS encoding endonuclease/exonuclease/phosphatase family protein — translated: MKLLTLNCHSWQEENQLDKISCLASVIKEKEYDVIALQEVSQHIEAAYVDDHIKVDNYGYVLLQELKKLGVHDYELVWDIAHMGYEVYEEGLAILTKHPIVEEHSFFISKTSDVNDWKTRRVVGATISYNDELLSFYSCHLGWWEDDKEPFKDQFDSLWTSVKKDHPFFLLGDFNNNAFIRNEGYDYMKKHPLYDTYDLALKKDEGVTVEGKIAGWDENKEKLRIDLILTSDPFKVAQSQVIFNGNNKPVVSDHFGVEVILT
- a CDS encoding glycosyltransferase; its protein translation is MKILLISNMYPSKDFPSYGVFVKNTEQILLDNGFSVDKAIMTKRTGKFGKLVGYASHYLKIIASGLTKKYDYLYVHYASHNALPLLILKKLNKRVKIVTNVHGSDVVPEVPSQEKFQPRVKELLHRSHKIITPSPYYKELVQEKYGVTTPIYVFPSGGVNFKLFYSFSTKEKAYKELNLSEKQRYIGCVSRIDVGKGWEFYLQAIAQLEAEHPTDYKYIYVGSGKDEPKFKQMVRELNLKDKIIHFPLLPQSSLAHVYNVIDAFVFPTIRKGESLGLVGLEAMACGAPVIGSRIGGLKDYIIDGKNGLFFEPGQAGELKEKLRLFMESSAEQKENMSLHAVNTAKLYSVDEISQQLPTIFFNEV